GGCGCATCCTGCTGGCCAATCCCGCGCTGATCGCCCTGCACGGTTCGGAACCCGAGGGCCTGCCGCTGGCGCAGTTGTTCGGTGATGACAGCCTGCACCGCGCCTTGCTGGAACAGGGCTTTCGCCTGCCGCTACGGGAAATCACCCTGAAGGGGCAGGCGTTGCTGCTGGACGCCGTGCCCATCACCGAAGGCGAGCAACTGGCCGGCGCCCTGCTCACCCTCTATCCGCCGAATCGCATCGGCGAACGCCTGTCCGCCCTGCACCACGACCACGCCGCCGAAGGTTTCGACGCGCTGCTGGGCGAGTCCGGCGCCATGGCCACCCTCAAGGCACGCGCCCAACGGGTGGCCGCCCTGGACGCGCCGCTGCTGATCCGGGGCGAGACCGGCACCGGCAAGGAACTGGTGGCCCGTGCCTGCCACGCCGCCAGTGATCGCCGCAACCAACCCTTCCTGGCACTGAACTGCGCGGCATTGCCGGAGAACCTCGCCGAAAGCGAACTCTTCGGCTATGCCCCCGGCGCCTTCACCGGCGCCCAGCGGGGCGGCAAGCCGGGCCTGCTGGAACTGGCCCACCAGGGAACGGTATTCCTCGACGAGATCGGCGAAATGTCGCCCTACCTCCAGGCCAAGCTGCTGCGCTTCCTCAGCGATGGCAGCTTCCGCCGCGTCGGTGGCGATCGCGAACTCAAGGTGAACGTGCGCATCCTCAGCGCCACCCACCGCGACCTGGAGAAGATGGTGAGCGAAGGCAGCTTCCGCGAGGACCTCTTCTACCGACTCAATGTGCTGAACCTGGAGGTGCCGCCCCTGCGCGAACGCGGCCAGGACATCCTGCTCCTGGCGCGTTTCTTCATGCAGCAGGCCTGCACCCAGATCCAGCGCCCCGCCTGCCGCCTCGCCCCCGGCACCTTCCAGGCCCTGCTGGGCAACCGCTGGCCTGGCAATGTGCGGCAACTGCAGAACGTCATCTTCCGCGCCGCCGCCATCTGCGAGAGCAGCCTGGTGGAGATCGGCGACCTGGATATCGCCGGCACCGCCGTGGCCCGCCAGAGCGATGGCGAAGTGGGCAGCCTGGAAGAAGCCGTGGAGAACTTCGAGCGCTCCCTGCTGGAGAAGCTCTTCGTCAGCTACCCCTCCACCCGGCAACTCGCGGCGCGCCTGCAAACCTCCCACACCGCCATCGCCCACCGGTTGCGCAAGTACGGGATCCCGGGAAAAAGCTGAGAAAAAACTTATGGTTTTGCCTGCAAGCCATTGAATAGAAAGAACTCAGCGCACGGATTCCGGGTAATCATTCCACCCTCCCGAAATCTGAAGCCGGGCGACATGGGCCCGCCCGGGGGCGTTCGGCGCGAGCGACCGGCTGTGCGACACGAAAAACAGCACAAGCAGAATGAAATAGTCATCCCAAGCTACTGATTCGATTGCATTTCAATCCGAGAGCCACAACCTGTGTATTGATATCGCTACATCGTAACGATATCGCTACAGCAGCGTGAAAGCTCCGCCGCAACCGGCTTTCCAGCCATATCCGTAAGGTCCGCCCTCTATCCTGTAGCGTTTTCATTACGCGTAATTTCGAGTCGTATCTCTGAAAAACGCTGCAAGCCCATGATTTACAGGGGTTTCAGCCTCCTGGCACCACCCTTGCTAAAGGGCCGGCGACAGTGCGCGGCAACGACCGCGCGCGGGGCTAAAGCGCCTGACGACAGAAACGGGCGCGTCAATCGAGTTGAGGACGAAAGATGAGCGAATTGCGTTATACCGCCGACCACGAATGGCTTCGCCTGGAAGCGGATGGCAGCGTCACCGTTGGCATCACCGAGTACGCACAGGACGCGCTGGGCGATGTGGTCTTCGTTCAACTGCCGGACGTACAGGGCTACGACCAGGGCGCGGAAGTCGCCGTGCTGGAGTCGGTGAAGGCCGCCAGCAACATCGTCATGCCCCTGGCTGGCGAGGTGCTGGAAATCAACGAAGCCTTGGTGGACAGCCCCGAACTGGTCAACGAAGACCCGCTGGGCAAGGGCTGGTTCTTCCGCATGCAGCCCGCCGACGCCGGCGCCCTGGAAGGCCTGCTGGACCGCGCAGCCTACGAAAACCTGCTGAAAGCCAACGGCTGAGGACACGCCATGAGCATCGAAACCCCGGCCCTCGCCACCACCAACGAATTCATCGCGCGTCATATCGGCCCGCGTGACGCCGATACCCAGGCCATGCTCGAGCTGCTCGGCTACGCCGACCTGGAAGGCCTGACCGCCAGCGTCATCCCCGACAGCATCAAGGGCACCAGCGTGCTCGACCTGCCGGCTGGCCAGGGCGAAGCCGAGGCCCTGGCCGCCATCAAGGCCATCGCCGGCAAGAACCAGCTGTTCAGGAACTACATCGGCCAGGGCTACTACCCCTGCCACACCCCCAGCCCGATCCTGCGCAACCTGCTGGAAAACCCGGCCTGGTACACCGCCTACACGCCCTACCAGCCGGAAATCTCCCAGGGCCGCCTGGAGGCCCTGCTGAACTTCCAGACCCTGGTCAGCGACCTCACCGGCCTGCCGGTGGCCAACGCCTCCCTGCTGGACGAAGGCACCGCCGCCGCCGAAGCCATGACCTTCTGCAAGCGCCTGTCGAAGAACAAGGGCAGCAACGCCTTCTTCGCCTCCCGCCACTGCCACCCGCAGACCCTCGATGTGCTGATCACCCGCGCCGAGCCTCTGGGCATCGAAGTGGTGATCGGTGACGAGCGCGAGATCACCGACGCCGCCGCCTACTTCGGCGCCCTGCTGCAGTACCCGGCAGCCGATGGCGATGTGTTCGACTACCGCGAGCTGGTGGAGCGCTTCCACGCCGCCAACGCCCTGGTAGCCGTGGCCGCCGACCTGCTGGCGCTGACCCTGCTCACCCCGCCCGGCGAGTTCGGCGCCGACGTGGCCCTGGGCAGCGCCCAGCGCTTCGGCGTGCCGCTGGGCTTCGGTGGCCCCCATGCCGCCTACTTCGCCACCCGCGACAGCTTCAAGCGCGACATGCCCGGCCGCCTGGTCGGCGTCTCCATCGACCGCCACGGCAAGCCGGCCCTGCGCCTGGCCATGCAGACCCGCGAGCAGCACATCCGCCGCGAGAAGGCCACCAGCAATATCTGCACCGCCCAGGTGCTGCTGGCCAACATCGCCAGCATGTACGCCGTCTACCACGGCCCGAAGGGCCTGACCCGCATCGCCCAGCGAGTGCACCAGCTCACCGCGATCCTGGCCGAGGGCCTGGGCAAGCTGGGTCTCGCCGTCCAGCAGCAGCACTTCTTCGACACCCTGACGCTCGCCACCGGCGACAAGACCGCCGCACTGCACGCCAAGGCACGCTCCCTGCGCATCAACCTGCGCCAGATCGACGACCAGCGCCTGGGCCTGTCCCTGGACGAAACCACCACCCGGGCCGACGTCGAGCAGCTCTGGGCGCTGTTCGCCGACGGCCAGGCCCTGCCGGACTTCGCCGCCCTGGCCGCCGGTGTCTCCAGCCGCCTGCCGACCGCGCTGCTGCGCCAGAGCGCCATCCTCGAGCACCCGGTGTTCAACCGTTACCACTCGGAAACCGAGCTGATGCGCTACCTGCGCAAGCTCGCCGACAAGGACCTGGCGCTGGACCGCAGCATGATCCCGCTGGGCTCCTGCACCATGAAGCTGAACGCCGCCAGCGAAATGATCCCGATCACCTGGGCCGAGTTCGGCGCCCTGCACCCCTTCGCGCCCGCCGAGCAGTCCCAGGGCTACCTGGAACTGACCCGCGAGCTGGAAAGCATGCTCTGCAAGGCCACCGGCTACGACGCCGTGTCCCTCCAGCCCAACGCCGGCTCCCAGGGCGAGTACGCGGGCCTGCTGGCCATCCGCGCCTACCACCAGAGTCGTGGTGAGGACCAGCGCGACATCTGCCTGATCCCGCAATCGGCCCACGGCACCAACCCGGCCACCGCCAGCATGGTCGGCATGCGCGTGGTGGTGACCGCCTGCGACGCCCGCGGCAACGTGGACATCGCCGACCTCAAGGCCAAGGCCGAGGAGCACAAGGACCGCCTCGCCGCGCTGATGATCACCTACCCGTCCACCCACGGCGTGTTCGAGGAAGGCATCCGCGAAATCTGCGAGATCATCCATGCCAATGGCGGCCAGGTGTACATCGACGGCGCCAACATGAACGCCATGGTCGGCCTCTGCGCCCCGGGCCAGTTCGGCGGCGACGTGTCCCACCTGAACCTGCACAAGACCTTCTGCATCCCCCACGGCGGCGGCGGCCCGGGCGTCGGCCCGATCGGCGTGAAGGCGCACCTGGCGCCCTTCCTGCCCGGCCATGCGCAGATGGAACGCAAGACCGGCGCGGTCAGCGCCGCGCCCTTCGGCAGCGCCAGCATCCTGCCCATCACCTGGATGTACATCCGCATGATGGGCGGCGACGGCCTGCGCCGCGCGACCCAGATGGCGATCCTCAACGCCAACTACATCGCCCGTCGCCTGGAAGAGCATTACCCGGTGCTCTACACCGGCGGCAACGGCCTTGTGGCCCACGAGTGCATCCTCGACCTGCGCCCGCTCAAGGACAGCAGCGGCATCAGCGTCGACGACGTGGCCAAGCGCCTGATCGACTACGGCTTCCACGCCCCGACCATGAGCTTCCCGGTGCCCGGCACGCTGATGATCGAGCCGACCGAAAGCGAGTCGAAGGAAGAACTGGACCGCTTCTGCGATGCCATGATCCGCATCCGCGAGGAAATCCGTGCGGTGGAAAGCGGCGAACTGGACAAGGACGACAACCCGCTGAAGAACGCCCCGCACACCGCAGCCGAGCTGGTGGGCGAGTGGAACCACCGCTACAGCCGCGAACTGGCCGTGTACCCCACCGCCAGCCTGGTGGACGGCAAGTACTGGCCGCCGGTGGGCCGCGTGGACAACGTCTACGGCGACCGCAACCTGGTCTGCGCCTGCCCGCCCATCGAGGCCTACCAGGACGCCTGACGGCCATCCTCCGTAGGAGCCAGCTTGCTGGCGATGCGCTCTGCCGGAGCCATTCGCAAGCACGCTCGCTCCTACGGTGGCCGGACAGAAGACAAGAAGCACGACGGTCGGGCCGCACGGCCTCGACCGTCACGCTGTCTACGCTGACTAATAAGAATGAGCCGAGCGCGAGCTCAGGAGCGCGACATGTCCCTCAGTGTCTTCGACCTGTTCAAGATCGGCATTGGCCCCTCCAGCTCCCATACCGTGGGCCCGATGCGTGCCGCAGCGCGCTTCGTCGAGGGCCTGCGCCGGGAAAACCTGCTGGATGACACGGTCAGCCTCAAGGTGGAGCTCTACGGCTCCCTGGGCGCCACCGGCAAGGGCCACGGCAGCGACAAGGCCGTGCTGCTCGGGCTGGAAGGCGAACAACCGGATACCGTTGACACCGAAAGCGTCGACGAACGCCTGAAGGCCATCCGCGAAGCGGGTGAACTGCGCCTCGGCGGCGACCGTCCGATCCACTTCGTGGAGAAGGAACACCTGGCGCTGATCCGCAAGCCGCTGCCCTACCACCCCAACGGCATGATCTTCCGCGCCTTCGACGACGCCGGCATCCAGATCCGTTCCCGCGAGTACTACTCCGTGGGTGGCGGGTTCGTGGTGGACGAGGAAGCCGCCGGCCTGGACCGGATCGTCGAGGACCGCACGCCGCTGCCCTACCCCTTCAAGACCGCCCGCGACCTGCTCGCCCACTGCGCCACCAGCGGCCTCGCCATCAGCGACCTGATGCGCGAGAACGAAAAGGTCTGGCGCAGCCCGGAGGACACCAGCGCCGGCCTGATGAAGATCTGGAAAGTGATGCAGGACTGCGTGAAGGCCGGTTGCCGCAAGGAAGGCATCATGCCCGGCGGGCTCAAGGTCAAGCGCCGCGCCGCCGCACTCTACCGCCAGCTCAGCGAAAGCCCGGAAGCCGCCCTGCGCGACAGCCTCAGCGTGCTCGACTGGGTCAACCTCTACGCCCTGGCGGTGAACGAGGAAAACGCCACCGGCGGCCGGGTGGTCACCGCACCCACCAACGGCGCGGCCGGCATAGTCCCGGCGGTACTGCACTACTACACGCGCTTCGTGCCCGGCGCCAATGACGACGGTGTCGAGCGCTTCCTGCTCACCGCCGCCGCCATCGGCATCCTCTACAAGGAGAACGCCTCCATCTCCGGCGCCGAAGTGGGCTGCCAGGGCGAGGTGGGCGTGGCCTGCTCCATGGCCGCCGGCGCGCTGTGCGAAGTCATGGGCGGCACCCCGCAGCAGGTGGAGAACGCCGCCGAAATCGGCATGGAGCACAACCTCGGACTGACCTGCGACCCGGTCGGCGGTCTGGTCCAGGTGCCCTGCATCGAGCGCAACGCCATGGGCTCGGTGAAGGCCATCAACGCCGCCCGCATGGCCCTGCGCGGCGACGGCCAGCACTTCATCTCCCTGGACAAGGTGATCCGCACCATGCGCCAGACCGGAGCCGACATGAAGAGCAAGTACAAGGAAACCGCTCGCGGCGGACTCGCCGTGAACATCATCGAATGCTGATTGACCTTATGTAGGGTGCGCCGCGCGCACCACAGACGTTCATCGGTGCGCATGGCGCACCCTACTGGAGATTCCGCGTGACTACTGAAACCCTCGCCAAGACCCCGCTGCACGCCCTGCACCTCGAACTCGGCGCCCGCATGGTGCCCTTCGCCGGCTACGACATGCCGGTGCAGTACCCGCTCGGCGTGCTCAAGGAGCACCTGCACACCCGCGAGCAGGCCGGCCTGTTCGACGTCTCCCACATGGGCCAGATCATCCTCCGGGGCGAGCATGCCGCCCGCGCCCTGGAAACCCTGGTGCCGGTGGACATCCTCGACCTGCCGGTGGGCACCCAGCGCTACGCCCTGTTCACCGATGATAACGGCGGCATCCTCGACGACCTGATGGTGGCCAATGCCGGCGATCACCTGGTGCTGGTGGTCAACGCCGCCTGCAAGGACCAGGACCTGGCCCACCTGCAGACGCACATCGGCGACCAGTGCGAGATCGAGTCGCTGTTCGAGAGCCGCGCCCTGCTCGCGCTCCAGGGTCCGGCCGCCGCAGAGGTGCTGGGGCGCCTGGCGCCTGAAGTGAAGAACATGACCTTCATGCAGTTCGGCAGCGTGCGCCTGGAAGGCGCCGAGTGCTACGTCAGCCGCTCCGGCTATACCGGTGAAGACGGCTACGAGATTTCCGTGCCCGTGGCCCAGGCCGAAGCCCTGGCCCGCGCCCTGCTGGCCCAGCCGGAAGTCCAGCCCATCGGCCTTGGCGCCCGCGACTCGCTGCGCCTGGAGGCCGGCCTGTGCCTCTATGGCCATGACATGAGCCAGTCCACCACCCCGATCCAGGCCAGCCTCGGCTGGGCGATCTCCAAGGCCCGTCGCGTCGACGGCGTGCGCGCCGGCAACTTCCCTGGCGCCGGACAGGTGTTCGCCCAGCAACGCGACGGCGTTGCCGAGAAACGCGTCGGCCTGCTGCCCCAGGAGCGCGTGCCGGTGCGCGAAGGCGCCGAGATCGTCGATGCCGAGGGTGCCGTGATCGGCCGTGTCACCAGTGGCGGTTTCGGCCCCAGCCTGGGTGCCCCGGTCGCCATGGGTTACCTGGCCAGCGCCCATGCCGCCCTGGACACCGAGGTCTGGGCCCTGGTGCGCGGCAAGCGCGTGGCGATGAAAGTCGCCAAGACCCCCTTCGTGCCACAGCGCTACTACCGCGGCTGATCCGAGTCCCTCGACTGCCCCGCCCAGGCGGGGCCTTGAAGGGTGACCCCCAAGGGGCTTCACCCTTTTTCTTGGGTTCGCCCTCTCGAAGCGTTCGAGGAAAACCATGTAAGGCATTGAGCTTGAATGGTTTCGCTCCATCGCCAAACCGACACACTCCCGTCATCAGCCGGTCACGTACCCCAGGCAGATTCTCTGCTCCACATCCTGGGGAGGACCTCCGATGAACCACAAGAAAAGCCTGATCAAGCCCCTTTCCGCCGCCCTGCTGCTGGCCTTGCTCGGCGGCTGCAGCCTGCAGGCGCCGACGCCGTCCAAGCTCGTCGCCCTGGACAACGAAGACTGGTACCAGGTACGGACCGAGAAAGAGCTCTTCGTTTTCGACGACTACGCCACCTACCGCGAGTTCCTGAAATCCGGTCAGGCCCCCGTCAAGCAGGCACTGGAGCGACAGGACGGCTTCGGCCGCAACATCGTCCTGGTGCTCAAGGCCGCCGATCAGGGCAAGGCACAGAACGCCCTGTCGGCCAAGCGTTTCCTCGATATCAGCCTGCCGCCCGCCGAGCCCTTCTACGGTGAACTGCGCGATGAAGAAGGCGTCATCTACGTCTTCAGCCGCTACGGCGACATGATGGACATGTATCGCATCGGCGAGCCCACCTTCAGCTACGTCGACATCGGCGGTGGTCCTGAAGGTCAGCGCGTCGTCTACGTCCTGGGCAAGGAAGAACCGAAGCCCGAGAAACAGATCGCGCTGTTCCGCACCAAGTACCAGTGACCTCCTCCGGGGAGATGGCCGGCACCCCGTGCTGCCGGCTGCTCCCGCACCTCGCAAACCGCTCTACCGCCCGCCCTTCGATCTTCACCGCCCGTCTTTTTGCAAAATCTGCAACATTCGCCGCCATGCCTAGTGCCAGAAGCCACTGGCCACCATGGAACGGCAAATTCTTGGCATTTCGCCATTTGAATATCCCAAGTGAAAGGTCTTTAGTCGGCTTATTGGCGCTTAGGTCGCGCGAGCAGTTTCAACTGGCGGCCTGCACCTTCGTGCGAACGGATGGGGACAACGAGTCCTGGAGCATTGCATCCAGGGCAGGCCGTGCGCGCGAGTTCGCTGAGGGGAGGTGGAGTACACCCATGAA
This genomic window from Pseudomonas furukawaii contains:
- a CDS encoding sigma-54-dependent transcriptional regulator; amino-acid sequence: MRIHVTFIDRVGITQEVLALLGSRNLNLDAVEMVPPNVYIDAPTLSPEVLEELRGALHAVQGVQEVTVVDILPGQRRRLQLDALLAAMSDPVLAVDGAGRILLANPALIALHGSEPEGLPLAQLFGDDSLHRALLEQGFRLPLREITLKGQALLLDAVPITEGEQLAGALLTLYPPNRIGERLSALHHDHAAEGFDALLGESGAMATLKARAQRVAALDAPLLIRGETGTGKELVARACHAASDRRNQPFLALNCAALPENLAESELFGYAPGAFTGAQRGGKPGLLELAHQGTVFLDEIGEMSPYLQAKLLRFLSDGSFRRVGGDRELKVNVRILSATHRDLEKMVSEGSFREDLFYRLNVLNLEVPPLRERGQDILLLARFFMQQACTQIQRPACRLAPGTFQALLGNRWPGNVRQLQNVIFRAAAICESSLVEIGDLDIAGTAVARQSDGEVGSLEEAVENFERSLLEKLFVSYPSTRQLAARLQTSHTAIAHRLRKYGIPGKS
- the gcvH gene encoding glycine cleavage system protein GcvH, which encodes MSELRYTADHEWLRLEADGSVTVGITEYAQDALGDVVFVQLPDVQGYDQGAEVAVLESVKAASNIVMPLAGEVLEINEALVDSPELVNEDPLGKGWFFRMQPADAGALEGLLDRAAYENLLKANG
- the gcvP gene encoding aminomethyl-transferring glycine dehydrogenase → MSIETPALATTNEFIARHIGPRDADTQAMLELLGYADLEGLTASVIPDSIKGTSVLDLPAGQGEAEALAAIKAIAGKNQLFRNYIGQGYYPCHTPSPILRNLLENPAWYTAYTPYQPEISQGRLEALLNFQTLVSDLTGLPVANASLLDEGTAAAEAMTFCKRLSKNKGSNAFFASRHCHPQTLDVLITRAEPLGIEVVIGDEREITDAAAYFGALLQYPAADGDVFDYRELVERFHAANALVAVAADLLALTLLTPPGEFGADVALGSAQRFGVPLGFGGPHAAYFATRDSFKRDMPGRLVGVSIDRHGKPALRLAMQTREQHIRREKATSNICTAQVLLANIASMYAVYHGPKGLTRIAQRVHQLTAILAEGLGKLGLAVQQQHFFDTLTLATGDKTAALHAKARSLRINLRQIDDQRLGLSLDETTTRADVEQLWALFADGQALPDFAALAAGVSSRLPTALLRQSAILEHPVFNRYHSETELMRYLRKLADKDLALDRSMIPLGSCTMKLNAASEMIPITWAEFGALHPFAPAEQSQGYLELTRELESMLCKATGYDAVSLQPNAGSQGEYAGLLAIRAYHQSRGEDQRDICLIPQSAHGTNPATASMVGMRVVVTACDARGNVDIADLKAKAEEHKDRLAALMITYPSTHGVFEEGIREICEIIHANGGQVYIDGANMNAMVGLCAPGQFGGDVSHLNLHKTFCIPHGGGGPGVGPIGVKAHLAPFLPGHAQMERKTGAVSAAPFGSASILPITWMYIRMMGGDGLRRATQMAILNANYIARRLEEHYPVLYTGGNGLVAHECILDLRPLKDSSGISVDDVAKRLIDYGFHAPTMSFPVPGTLMIEPTESESKEELDRFCDAMIRIREEIRAVESGELDKDDNPLKNAPHTAAELVGEWNHRYSRELAVYPTASLVDGKYWPPVGRVDNVYGDRNLVCACPPIEAYQDA
- a CDS encoding L-serine ammonia-lyase, with the translated sequence MSLSVFDLFKIGIGPSSSHTVGPMRAAARFVEGLRRENLLDDTVSLKVELYGSLGATGKGHGSDKAVLLGLEGEQPDTVDTESVDERLKAIREAGELRLGGDRPIHFVEKEHLALIRKPLPYHPNGMIFRAFDDAGIQIRSREYYSVGGGFVVDEEAAGLDRIVEDRTPLPYPFKTARDLLAHCATSGLAISDLMRENEKVWRSPEDTSAGLMKIWKVMQDCVKAGCRKEGIMPGGLKVKRRAAALYRQLSESPEAALRDSLSVLDWVNLYALAVNEENATGGRVVTAPTNGAAGIVPAVLHYYTRFVPGANDDGVERFLLTAAAIGILYKENASISGAEVGCQGEVGVACSMAAGALCEVMGGTPQQVENAAEIGMEHNLGLTCDPVGGLVQVPCIERNAMGSVKAINAARMALRGDGQHFISLDKVIRTMRQTGADMKSKYKETARGGLAVNIIEC
- the gcvT gene encoding glycine cleavage system aminomethyltransferase GcvT, whose translation is MTTETLAKTPLHALHLELGARMVPFAGYDMPVQYPLGVLKEHLHTREQAGLFDVSHMGQIILRGEHAARALETLVPVDILDLPVGTQRYALFTDDNGGILDDLMVANAGDHLVLVVNAACKDQDLAHLQTHIGDQCEIESLFESRALLALQGPAAAEVLGRLAPEVKNMTFMQFGSVRLEGAECYVSRSGYTGEDGYEISVPVAQAEALARALLAQPEVQPIGLGARDSLRLEAGLCLYGHDMSQSTTPIQASLGWAISKARRVDGVRAGNFPGAGQVFAQQRDGVAEKRVGLLPQERVPVREGAEIVDAEGAVIGRVTSGGFGPSLGAPVAMGYLASAHAALDTEVWALVRGKRVAMKVAKTPFVPQRYYRG